A part of Rattus norvegicus strain BN/NHsdMcwi chromosome 4, GRCr8, whole genome shotgun sequence genomic DNA contains:
- the Fbxl14 gene encoding F-box/LRR-repeat protein 14: protein METHISCLFPELLAMIFGYLDVRDKGRAAQVCTAWRDAAYHKSVWRGVEAKLHLRRANPSLFPSLQARGIRRVQILSLRRSLSYVIQGMANIESLNLSGCYNLTDNGLGHAFVQEIGSLRALNLSLCKQITDSSLGRIAQYLKGLEVLELGGCSNITNTGLLLIAWGLQRLKSLNLRSCRHLSDVGIGHLAGMTRSAAEGCLGLEQLTLQDCQKLTDLSLKHISRGLTGLRLLNLSFCGGISDAGLLHLSHMGSLRSLNLRSCDNISDTGIMHLAMGSLRLSGLDVSFCDKVGDQSLAYIAQGLDGLKSLSLCSCHISDDGINRMVRQMHGLRTLNIGQCVRITDKGLELIAEHLSQLTGIDLYGCTRITKRGLERITQLPCLKVLNLGLWQMTDSEKVR, encoded by the coding sequence ATGGAGACCCACATCTCGTGCCTGTTTCCGGAGCTGCTGGCCATGATCTTCGGCTACTTGGACGTCCGAGACAAGGGTCGCGCGGCGCAGGTGTGCACGGCCTGGCGGGACGCCGCCTACCACAAGTCAGTGTGGCGGGGCGTGGAGGCCAAGCTGCACCTGCGCCGGGCGAACCCGTCGCTGTTCCCCAGCCTTCAGGCCCGGGGCATCCGCCGCGTGCAGATCCTCAGCCTCCGCCGCAGCCTCAGCTACGTGATCCAGGGCATGGCGAACATCGAGAGCCTCAACCTCAGCGGCTGCTACAACCTCACCGATAACGGCCTGGGCCACGCGTTCGTGCAGGAGATCGGCTCGCTGCGCGCTCTCAACTTGAGCCTCTGCAAGCAGATCACAGACAGCAGCCTGGGCCGCATAGCCCAGTACCTCAAGGGCCTGGAGGTGCTAGAGCTGGGGGGCTGCAGCAACATCACCAACACCGGCCTTCTGCTCATCGCCTGGGGGCTGCAGCGCCTCAAGAGCCTTAACCTCCGCAGCTGCCGCCATCTCTCAGACGTGGGCATCGGGCACCTGGCCGGCATGACGCGCAGCGCTGCCGAGGGCTGCCTGGGCCTGGAGCAGCTCACTCTACAGGACTGCCAGAAACTCACGGATCTTTCTCTGAAGCACATCTCGCGAGGGCTGACGGGCCTCAGGCTCCTCAACCTCAGCTTCTGTGGCGGGATCTCGGACGCGGGCCTTCTGCACCTGTCGCACATGGGCAGCCTGCGCAGCCTTAACCTGCGCTCCTGCGACAACATCAGCGACACTGGCATCATGCATTTGGCCATGGGCAGCCTGCGCCTCTCCGGTCTGGATGTGTCATTCTGTGACAAGGTGGGAGATCAGAGCCTGGCTTACATAGCCCAGGGACTGGACGGCCTCAAGTCCCTCTCCCTTTGCTCTTGCCATATCAGTGACGATGGCATCAACCGCATGGTGCGGCAGATGCACGGGCTGCGCACGCTCAACATTGGACAGTGTGTGCGCATCACGGACAAGGGACTGGAGCTGATCGCTGAGCACCTGAGCCAGCTCACAGGCATAGACCTGTACGGCTGCACTAGGATCACCAAGCGCGGCCTGGAGCGCATCACGCAGCTGCCCTGCCTCAAGGTACTTAACCTGGGACTTTGGCAGATGACGGACAGTGAGAAGGTCAGGTGA